One genomic region from Osmerus mordax isolate fOsmMor3 chromosome 4, fOsmMor3.pri, whole genome shotgun sequence encodes:
- the smad3b gene encoding mothers against decapentaplegic homolog 3b — protein MSILPFTPPIVKRLLGWKKGEQNGQEEKWCEKAVKSLVKKLKKTGQLDELEKAITTQNINTKCITIPRSLDGRLQVSHRKGLPHVIYCRLWRWPDLQSHHELRAIDLCEFAFHTKKDEVCVNPYHYQRVETPILPPVLVPRYSDVPTEFPPLDDYSHSIPENTNFPAGIEPQSHYIPETPPPGYLSEDGETSDHLLNHSMDTGSPSLSPNPVSPTHNSLDLQPVTYCESAFWCSISYYELNQRVGETFHASQPSLTVDGFTDPSNSERFCLGLLSNVNRNAAVELTRRHIGRGVRLYYIGGEVFAECLSDNAIFVQSPNCNQRYGWHPATVCKIPPGCNLKIFNNQEFAALLAQSVNQGFEAVYQLTRMCTIRMSFVKGWGAEYRRQTVTSTPCWIELHLNGPLQWLDKVLTQMGSPSIRCSSVS, from the exons ATGTCGATATTGCCCTTCACTCCTCCGATTGTAAAGAGGCTTCTGGGCTGGAAGAAGGGGGAGCAGAATGGACAAGAGGAGAAATGGTGTGAAAAGGCTGTCAAAAGTCTGGTGAAAAAGTTGAAAAAGACGGGACAACTGGACGAGTTGGAAAAAGCCATTACAACGCAGAATATAAACACGAAATGCATAACTATTCCGAG GTCTCTGGACGGGCGCCTGCAGGTGTCCCACAGGAAAGGCCTTCCTCACGTCATCTACTGTCGCCTGTGGCGCTGGCCGGACCTGCAGTCCCACCACGAGCTGAGGGCCATCGACCTCTGTGAGTTTGCATTCCACACCAAGaaggatgaggtgtgtgtcaACCCATACCACTACCAGCGCGTGGAGACACCAA tcctGCCTCCTGTCCTGGTACCGCGCTACTCGGACGTCCCCACAGAGTTCCCTCCTCTGGACGACTACAGCCACTCCATCCCTGAGAACACCAACTTCCCTGCTGGGATCGAGCCCCAGAGCCACTACATCCCGG AAACCCCTCCTCCAGGGTATCTGAGTGAGGATGGAGAGACCAGTGACCACCTGCTCAACCACAGCATggacacag GTTCACCCAGTCTGTCGCCCAATCCTGTTTCGCCAACTCACAACAGTCTCG acctTCAGCCGGTGACGTACTGCGAGTCGGCCTTCTGGTGCTCCATCTCCTACTACGAGCTGAACCAGCGCGTGGGCGAGACCTTCCACGCCTCGCAGCCCTCGCTGACCGTGGACGGCTTCACCGACCCGTCCAACTCGGAGCGCTTCTGCCTGGGCCTGCTGTCCAACGTCAACCGTAACGCGGCTGTGGAGCTCACGCGCAGACACATCG gtCGGGGGGTGAGGTTGTACTACATCGGCGGGGAGGTGTTTGCCGAGTGTCTCAGCGACAATGCCATCTTTGTCCAGAGTCCCAACTGCAACCAGCGCTACGGCTGGCATCCTGCCACCGTCTGCAAGATCCCCCctg GATGTAATTTGAAGATCTTCAACAACCAGGAGTTTGCTGCCCTGCTGGCCCAGTCAGTGAACCAGGGCTTTGAAGCCGTCTACCAGCTGACCCGCATGTGCACCATCCGCATGAGCTTCGTCAAGGGCTGGGGAGCCgagtacag GCGTCAGACGGTGACCAGCACCCCCTGCTGGATAGAGCTGCATCTCAACGGGCCCCTGCAGTGGCTGGACAAGGTGCTCACTCAGATGGGCTCCCCCAGCATCCGCTGTTCCAGCGTGTCTTAG